Sequence from the Flavobacterium sp. TR2 genome:
AGAAAAAGTTGTTAAATTGTATAATATTGATGAAGTTTTTGCTGTTCAAAACAATAGAAACCGAGATGAAGCGTTATCTGCTCTAGAAGTTTTAGGTTTTGTACGAAAAGCTTCTGAAAAAGTAGTCGAAAGAATCGTAAAAGAAGATCCTGAAGCTACTGTTGAAACAATTATCAAAAAGGCTTTAAAAAGCTTATAAATTTCATCTTATAAAAAGAATTCTATGCGTAAAATTTGTATTTTGTTGCTGGTATTACTCTGCGGTAATGTTTTGCGCGCGCAGGTTACACCGGTAACTCAAGATACAACTAAAACACAATTTTCAGTTGGTAAAATAGAGCTCGAAGATCCGCCAAGCGTACTTTCAGCTTATCGATATGATCCTATTACAGATCGTTATATTTATACCAACTCTGTCGATGGCTTCTCCATCAATTACCCTTTAATTTTAACTCCAAAAGAATACGAAGATTTAGTTCTAAAAGAAGCAAGAAGAGATTATTTTAGAAAAAAATCTGATGCCATCGATGGCAAAAAAGCAGGAGCCGAAGCAGCAAAAAAAGACTTGTTGCCAAGATATTATATCAATTCGAGTTTGTTTGAAAGCATTTTTGGAAGCAATACCATAGATGTAAAGCCCACTGGATCAGTAGAAATGGATTTGGGCTTGCGTTATACCAAACAGGATAACCCTTCATTTTCACCAAGAAATAGATCCTCTCTGACTTTTGATTTTGACCAAAGAATCAGTATGAGTTTGATGGGGAAAATTGGAACCCGTCTTGAGGTAAATGCCAATTACGATACGCAATCAACCTTTGCTTTTCAGAATTTATTCAAACTGGCTTATACGCCTTCAGAAGATGATATTGTTCAGAAAGTTGAGGTGGGTAACGTTAGTATGCCTTTAAACAGTACCCTTATTCGAGGCGCACAAAGTTTGTTTGGGGTCAAAGCACAGCTGCAATTTGGCAAAACAACCATTACAGGAGTTTTCTCAGAACAAAAGTCGCAAACCAAAAGTATAGTCGCAGAAGGTGGCGGGACCGTACAAAACTTTGATTTGTTCGCTTTAGATTACGATAATGATCGACATTTCTTCTTATCGCAATACTTTAGAAATAAGTATGACGCTTCATTAAAGAATTATCCATTAATAGACAGCCGTGTTCAAGTTACAAGGATTGAAGTTTGGGTAACCAATAAGCAGAATAGAATTACAACTGGAAATAATAACTTAAGAAATATTATTGCGCTTCAGGATTTAGGAGAAGGCCAGGTTTCTGGTGTTCCAGACAACGAAGTGGTTGTAATTACAGACCCAACAGGTTTCTTTAATAACCCTATAGACTCTCCAACAGACAACACGAACAATAAATATGATCCTGCGGCAATAGGAAAACCGGGCAGTTACTTAAACCCAAATATTAGAGAAATCGTAACAGCAAAATCAGGATTTAACAATACCAATGTAAATGAAGGTACAGATTACTCTGTTCTTGAAAATGCTAGAAAATTAACAACACAAGAATATACTTTTAATCCGCAGTTAGGTTATATCTCATTACAGCAGCGTTTGGCTAATGACGAAATTTTGGCGGTTGCATTTGAATATACAGTTGGAGGAAAAGTGTACCAAGTTGGAGAATTCGGTAGTGACGGTGTAGACGGAACCGTAGTTACAGGAAACAATAATGGCAATCAGGCAATTGTAACACAGAGTTTGGTACTGAAAATGCTGAAAAGCAGTTTGACAAACGTACAGAATCCGGTTTGGAACCTGATGATGAAAAACGTGTATCAAATTCCGCAAGCGTATCAAATTAAACAGGAAGATTTCAGGCTTAACATTCTTTATACAGATCCTTCGCCAATAAATTATATTACACCGGTTCAAGGAAGTTCTTTTCCGCCAAATCCTGGGCCAGATGATAAAGTAGATCAAACACCATTATTGAATGTTTTTAATCTTGACCGTTTAAATTATAACAATGACCCGCAGACAGGAGGAGACGGATTCTTTGATTACGTTCCTGGAGTAACCGTTGACGTACAGAATGCGCGAATTATTTTCACGACTAAGGAGCCTTTTGGAGAACTTTTATTTAGAAAATTAAATACTAATTCTGGCGAGAGCTACAATGATCCAACCACCTACAATCCGAACCAGAAGAAATATGTATTTAGAAATATGTACAAGAACACTCAGGCTGGCGCTTTGCAGGATAGTGATAAAAACAAATTCTTACTGAGAGGAAAATATAAATCTTCTGGAAATAATGGTATTCCTATTGGAGCCTTCAACGTGCCGCAGGGATCTGTAGTTGTAACGGCTGCAGGACGAGTTTTGGTAGAAGGGATAGATTATAGCGTAGATTATCAATTAGGAAGAGTGCAGATATTAGATCCTTCATTGCAGGCTTCTAATACCCCGATTGAAGTATCATTGGAAAACAATTCAATTTTCGGACAGCAGACCAGAAGATTCATGGGATTCAATGTTGAGCATAAAATCTCTGAAAAATTTGTTGTGGGCGGAACGTTCTTAAAAATGACAGAACGTCCTTTTACTCAAAAATCAAGCTACGGGCAAGAATCTGTAAATAACACCATTTTTGGTTTTAACGGAAATTACTCAACAGAGGTTCCATTTTTAACAAGATTGGCCAATAAATTGCCAAATATAGATACAGATGTTCCTTCTAATCTTTCGATTCGTGGGGAAGTGGCATTTTTGAAGCCAGATGCTCCAAAAGCAAGTGATTTTGAAGGCGAAGCTACTATTTATATCGACGATTTTGAAGGTACTCAGACTACAATTGATATGAGATCGGCTTATGCATGGAGTTTGGCTTCAACACCATTTATAAATTCTGCTACAGACAATACCTTCAATGCTAGCTCCAATACACTAGAGTATGGCTATAAACGCGCTAAACTGTCTTGGTATACAATTGACCCGATTTTCTTTACTTCAAAACCATCTGGAATTTCAAATGATGATTTATCTTTAAATTCAACAAGAAGGATTTACAGTAAAGAGCTTTATCCAAATACAGATATCGCACAAGGGCAGATTCAAGTAATTAATACGTTGGATCTAACATACTATCCGTCAGATAGAGGGCCATATAACAATAACCCTAATTTTGCTTCGAGCGATCCAAAAGCTAATTTTGGTGGAATTATGCGTGCATTAAACTCTACCAACTTTGAGCAGGGTAATGTCGAATATATCCAGTTTTGGGTGTTGGATCCTTATGTTGGTACAGGACAAGCTCAGCCAACGAATAATGGAAAAATTTATTTCAATTTAGGAGAAGTTTCTGAGGACGTTTTAAAAGACGGAAGAAAACAATATGAGAACGGTTTAGGTCCAGATCAAATCATGGTAAATCCGCAGCCTATCTGGGGAGATGTGCCAGCATCACAATCTTTGATTTACGCATTTGACACCAATCCAGATAATCGTAAAAATCAGGACGTCGGTTTAGACGGTTTGCCAGACGCAAAAGAAGCTTCGATTTATAACAATTATGCAGGAGAAGAAGACCCTGCAGCAGATAACTATAAGTACTTCTTAAATACAGAAGGAAATGTTTTGGAACGCTATAAAAAATACAACGGAACAGAAGGAAACTCGGCAGTAAGTGTTGATGATCCAAACCGTGGTTCTACAACGCTTCCAGATGTTGAAGATATCAATCGTGACAATACCATGAGTACAATCAATGCATATTATGAATACAGTATTGATTTAAAACCGGGTATGCAGGTTGGCGAAAATTATATTACAGATATTAGAGAGGTTCAAAATGTGGAACTTCCGAATGGGGGTTCAACCAATGCAAGATGGATTCAGTTTAAAATTCCTGTTTCGAAACCTCAAAATACAATTGGAAATATTACTGATTTTAGATCAATCCGTTTCATGCGTATGTTTATGACTGGATTTAATGAACAGATGACAGTTCGTTTTGGAGCCTTAGATTTAGTTAGAGGAGAGTGGAGAAAGTACGCAGGAACGTTAGATGCAAATGATGTGAATCCTGACGATGACGGCACTCAATTTGATGTTGCAGCTGTAAATATCCAAGAAAACGGTACAAAATGTCCGGTTAACTACGTTATTCCTCCAGGAGTACAAAGAGAACAGCTGTACAATAACAATACAATCATTAATCAAAATGAGCAGTCTTTGGCAGTTCGAATTGCAGGCACAGGATTAGAATATCAAGATTCTAGAGCGGTTTTCAAGAACGTAAGTGTTGATATGCGTCAGTACAAAAAATTGAAAAT
This genomic interval carries:
- the sprA gene encoding cell surface protein SprA: MRKICILLLVLLCGNVLRAQVTPVTQDTTKTQFSVGKIELEDPPSVLSAYRYDPITDRYIYTNSVDGFSINYPLILTPKEYEDLVLKEARRDYFRKKSDAIDGKKAGAEAAKKDLLPRYYINSSLFESIFGSNTIDVKPTGSVEMDLGLRYTKQDNPSFSPRNRSSLTFDFDQRISMSLMGKIGTRLEVNANYDTQSTFAFQNLFKLAYTPSEDDIVQKVEVGNVSMPLNSTLIRGAQSLFGVKAQLQFGKTTITGVFSEQKSQTKSIVAEGGGTVQNFDLFALDYDNDRHFFLSQYFRNKYDASLKNYPLIDSRVQVTRIEVWVTNKQNRITTGNNNLRNIIALQDLGEGQVSGVPDNEVVVITDPTGFFNNPIDSPTDNTNNKYDPAAIGKPGSYLNPNIREIVTAKSGFNNTNVNEGTDYSVLENARKLTTQEYTFNPQLGYISLQQRLANDEILAVAFEYTVGGKVYQVGEFGSDGVDGTVVTGNNNGNQAIVTQSLVLKMLKSSLTNVQNPVWNLMMKNVYQIPQAYQIKQEDFRLNILYTDPSPINYITPVQGSSFPPNPGPDDKVDQTPLLNVFNLDRLNYNNDPQTGGDGFFDYVPGVTVDVQNARIIFTTKEPFGELLFRKLNTNSGESYNDPTTYNPNQKKYVFRNMYKNTQAGALQDSDKNKFLLRGKYKSSGNNGIPIGAFNVPQGSVVVTAAGRVLVEGIDYSVDYQLGRVQILDPSLQASNTPIEVSLENNSIFGQQTRRFMGFNVEHKISEKFVVGGTFLKMTERPFTQKSSYGQESVNNTIFGFNGNYSTEVPFLTRLANKLPNIDTDVPSNLSIRGEVAFLKPDAPKASDFEGEATIYIDDFEGTQTTIDMRSAYAWSLASTPFINSATDNTFNASSNTLEYGYKRAKLSWYTIDPIFFTSKPSGISNDDLSLNSTRRIYSKELYPNTDIAQGQIQVINTLDLTYYPSDRGPYNNNPNFASSDPKANFGGIMRALNSTNFEQGNVEYIQFWVLDPYVGTGQAQPTNNGKIYFNLGEVSEDVLKDGRKQYENGLGPDQIMVNPQPIWGDVPASQSLIYAFDTNPDNRKNQDVGLDGLPDAKEASIYNNYAGEEDPAADNYKYFLNTEGNVLERYKKYNGTEGNSAVSVDDPNRGSTTLPDVEDINRDNTMSTINAYYEYSIDLKPGMQVGENYITDIREVQNVELPNGGSTNARWIQFKIPVSKPQNTIGNITDFRSIRFMRMFMTGFNEQMTVRFGALDLVRGEWRKYAGTLDANDVNPDDDGTQFDVAAVNIQENGTKCPVNYVIPPGVQREQLYNNNTIINQNEQSLAVRIAGTGLEYQDSRAVFKNVSVDMRQYKKLKMFLHAESLPNENPLLDDEMIGFIRFGNDFTQNFYQVEIPLKVTRTGGSCTISPDQVWLEENNIDLVLSLLTAMKIKAMPLDPTSPKRDINGIYYPDDDPDLIPSGGDGDSKLRLGIKGNPNFGLVRNLMVGVKSAANHKDIMGEVWFNELRMSDLENKGGMAALLNVDTNMADLMTLSASGKKSTIGFGSLEQGANERDREDIQQYNIVTNINLGKLMPQKWGINLPFNYAIGEEVITPEYDPFNQDIKLDQLIKETTDPAEKENIRTRAVDYTKRKSINFIGVRKDRAPEKKPHVYDVENFTFSQSYNQVERHDYEVENYNDEQSNTAVNYAYTFQPKEVVPFKQTKFMKKSDYWKMLSDFNFNYLPSNITFNTNILRQSNRQQYRQVEDVQGIGLDPLYRRNFAFNYQYGFGFNLTKSLKLNYTAASNNIVRNFLNDDNTPKEDFNIWDDYFDTGIPNQHLQQFVLNYDIPINKIPIFSFVKATYSYTADYNWQRSSTAMSQYIDENGMPWDLGNTVQNANSNTFSTTLNMNTLYKYLGLTPGSKPAKTTKPAAPPKPGEKIVNTAKPVTSSNPFYDGLIGVLTSIKNVQINYTKNSGTVLPGYIPGVGFFGSSKPSLGFVFGSQDDVRYEAAKNGWLTSYQNFNQNFTQVSNKLLKVTANVDLLPDLKIDLAMDRAYSENSSEQYSVDPTTKEYQPLSPYTYGMFSISTVLIKTSFSTSTETESAAFDDFRSNRLVIANRLAADHYGGGEIPRYGDANNPIPAETDPNYKIYVANEGYPIGFSKSNQAVLLPSFMAAYTGADASKSSTSIFRSFPIPNWNVKYNGLMRYKYFKDHFRRFSLQHNYRASYTISQFRSNFDYFENPTGQDVNTNFFNKTIMSNVNLVEQFSPLLRVDFELKNSFRLLTEVKKDRALSMSFDNNLLTEVRGVEYVVGVGYRFKDVIISSRLADNPTGIIKSDINIKADFSYRNNETLVRYLDYDNNQLAAGQNIWTLKLTADYAFSKNLTAIFYYDHSFSKAVISTSFPLTNIRSGFTLRYNFGN